The following are encoded together in the Streptomyces sp. NBC_01465 genome:
- a CDS encoding FtsB family cell division protein, whose amino-acid sequence MTTAARQLKGRAARLARMLPSGPNTAARTPFVLLVVVLLGGGLITLLLLNSALNAGSFRLNDLKKKTTELTDEQQALQRDVDDRSAPDALEQRARELGMVPGDAPAFLNPDGSVKGVPGAASAVPQALVVPASPTPTPTPTPSATAPPSGSASPPLPSPTGTRPGSAAHPSAVTSTKPTQTPGR is encoded by the coding sequence ATGACCACAGCGGCCAGGCAGTTGAAGGGGCGGGCCGCACGGCTCGCGCGGATGCTGCCGTCCGGGCCCAACACCGCGGCGCGTACGCCCTTCGTCCTGCTGGTCGTCGTGCTCCTGGGCGGCGGCCTGATCACGCTGCTGCTGCTCAACTCGGCGCTCAATGCCGGATCGTTCCGGCTGAACGACCTCAAGAAGAAGACCACCGAACTCACCGACGAGCAGCAGGCACTGCAGCGCGACGTCGACGACCGTTCCGCGCCCGACGCGCTGGAGCAGCGGGCCCGTGAGCTCGGCATGGTCCCCGGCGACGCCCCCGCCTTCCTCAACCCCGACGGCTCGGTCAAGGGCGTCCCCGGAGCGGCCTCGGCCGTGCCCCAGGCCCTGGTGGTCCCGGCCTCGCCGACGCCGACGCCCACGCCGACCCCTTCGGCGACAGCCCCGCCCTCCGGCAGCGCGAGCCCGCCCCTGCCGTCCCCCACGGGCACCCGCCCGGGCAGCGCCGCGCACCCGTCCGCCGTTACGTCCACGAAGCCGACCCAGACCCCCGGCAGGTGA
- the rsmH gene encoding 16S rRNA (cytosine(1402)-N(4))-methyltransferase RsmH, translating to MSETRHVPVMLQRCLDVLAPALAEPGAVVVDCTLGLGGHSEALLSTFPAARLVALDRDKEALRLSGERLAPFGERATLVHAVYDELPEVLERLEIPRVQGVLFDLGVSSMQLDEADRGFAYAQDAPLDMRMDQTTGVSAAEVLNTYPPGELVRILRQYGEEKQAKRIVSAVVREREKEPFTNSARLVELIRDSLPQAAKRTGGNPAKRTFQALRIEVNGELSVLERAIPAAVKALAVGGRIAVLSYHSLEDRLVKQVFAAGAANTAPPGLPVVPERYQPRLKLLTRGAELPTEEEVAENRRAAPARLRGAQRIREEAV from the coding sequence ATGAGCGAGACCCGACATGTCCCGGTGATGCTCCAGCGATGCCTGGACGTGTTGGCCCCGGCACTCGCCGAGCCCGGAGCGGTGGTCGTCGACTGCACGCTCGGCCTCGGCGGCCACAGCGAGGCACTCCTCTCCACGTTCCCCGCCGCCCGGCTCGTCGCCCTCGACCGCGACAAGGAGGCGCTGCGCCTCTCCGGCGAGCGCCTCGCGCCCTTCGGGGAGCGGGCCACCCTGGTGCACGCCGTCTACGACGAGCTGCCCGAGGTCCTGGAACGGCTGGAGATCCCGCGCGTCCAGGGCGTCCTCTTCGACCTCGGCGTCTCCTCGATGCAGCTCGACGAGGCCGACCGCGGTTTCGCGTACGCCCAGGACGCCCCGCTCGACATGCGCATGGACCAGACGACGGGCGTCAGCGCCGCCGAGGTCCTCAACACCTATCCGCCCGGCGAGCTGGTGCGGATCCTGCGCCAGTACGGCGAGGAGAAGCAGGCCAAGCGGATCGTCTCCGCCGTGGTGCGCGAGCGCGAGAAGGAACCGTTCACCAACAGCGCCCGCCTCGTGGAGCTGATCCGCGACTCCCTCCCGCAGGCCGCCAAGCGCACCGGCGGCAACCCCGCCAAGCGCACCTTCCAGGCCCTGCGCATCGAGGTCAACGGTGAACTCTCCGTCCTGGAGCGGGCGATCCCGGCCGCGGTGAAGGCCCTCGCGGTCGGCGGCCGGATCGCGGTGCTCTCGTACCACTCGCTCGAAGACCGCCTGGTCAAGCAGGTGTTCGCGGCCGGCGCCGCCAACACCGCGCCGCCCGGCCTGCCCGTGGTGCCCGAGCGCTACCAGCCGCGGCTGAAGCTCCTCACCCGGGGCGCGGAGCTGCCCACCGAGGAAGAGGTCGCCGAGAACCGGCGCGCGGCCCCCGCACGGCTGCGGGGTGCGCAGCGCATCCGCGAGGAGGCGGTATGA
- a CDS encoding beta-class carbonic anhydrase, translating into MSTPAHLPGEPSPARPHLTVRHGGTVTDRLVEANRRYAADFQDPGMGAAPVLHVAVVACMDARLDLHAALGLELGDCHTIRNAGGVVTDDAIRSLTISQRALGTRSVILIHHTSCGLESLTEDFRQELEQEVGQRPAWAVESFKDVDQDVRQSMQRVRTSPFLLHTDDVRGFVFDVKTGLLREIDPVA; encoded by the coding sequence ATGTCGACCCCTGCGCACCTCCCCGGAGAGCCCAGCCCCGCCCGCCCTCACCTCACCGTCCGTCACGGTGGCACGGTGACCGACCGGCTCGTCGAAGCGAACCGCCGGTACGCGGCCGACTTCCAGGACCCCGGCATGGGCGCCGCACCGGTCCTGCACGTCGCCGTGGTGGCCTGCATGGACGCCCGCCTCGACCTGCACGCCGCGCTCGGCCTGGAGCTCGGCGACTGCCACACGATCCGCAACGCGGGCGGCGTGGTCACCGACGACGCGATACGTTCGCTCACCATCAGCCAGCGCGCTCTGGGAACACGGAGCGTCATACTGATCCACCACACCAGCTGCGGCCTCGAGAGCCTCACCGAGGACTTCCGGCAGGAGCTGGAGCAGGAAGTGGGCCAGCGGCCGGCCTGGGCCGTGGAATCGTTCAAGGACGTCGATCAGGACGTACGCCAGTCGATGCAGCGCGTACGGACCTCTCCGTTCCTCCTGCACACCGACGACGTGCGCGGTTTTGTCTTCGACGTGAAGACGGGACTGCTGCGCGAGATTGATCCGGTCGCGTAG
- a CDS encoding AAA family ATPase, whose amino-acid sequence MTTYDDRASLTDLTTTAERVRRSVEGVIEGKPEVVRLSLTVLLAEGHLLIEDVPGVGKTMLAKALARSIDCSVRRIQFTPDLLPSDITGVSIFDQQRRDFEFKPGAIFAQIVIGDEINRASPKTQSALLESMEERQVTIDGQTYELPSPFMVIATQNPVEMEGTYPLPEAQRDRFMARVSIGYPSAEAELQMLDVHGGVSPLDDLQPVAHAHDMVKLIDAVRTVHVADSVRRYAVELVSATRNHPDLRLGASPRATLHLLRAAKASAALSGRDYALPDDIQALAVAVLAHRLLPTAQAQLNRRTAEQVVTEILQRTPVPSGAAPGNGPAAGRQAPPPGAPPVYNHQQPGTRRL is encoded by the coding sequence GTGACGACCTATGACGATCGAGCGAGCCTCACAGATCTGACCACCACAGCGGAGCGTGTCCGCAGGTCGGTGGAGGGTGTGATCGAGGGCAAGCCGGAGGTCGTACGGCTTTCGCTGACCGTGCTCCTCGCCGAGGGACACCTCTTGATCGAGGATGTGCCCGGCGTGGGCAAGACGATGCTGGCGAAGGCGCTGGCACGGTCCATCGACTGTTCGGTACGGCGGATCCAGTTCACGCCTGACCTGCTGCCGTCCGACATCACCGGTGTGTCGATATTCGACCAGCAGCGGCGGGACTTCGAGTTCAAGCCCGGGGCGATCTTCGCGCAGATCGTGATCGGCGACGAGATCAACCGCGCGTCGCCCAAGACCCAGTCGGCGCTACTGGAGTCGATGGAGGAGCGCCAGGTCACCATCGACGGGCAGACGTACGAACTGCCCAGTCCCTTCATGGTCATCGCCACCCAGAACCCGGTGGAGATGGAGGGCACCTATCCGCTCCCCGAGGCACAGCGCGACCGCTTCATGGCGCGGGTCTCGATCGGTTATCCCAGCGCGGAGGCCGAGCTGCAGATGCTCGATGTGCACGGCGGGGTCTCGCCGTTGGACGATCTGCAGCCGGTGGCGCACGCGCACGACATGGTGAAGCTGATCGACGCGGTGCGGACGGTACATGTCGCCGATTCGGTACGGCGGTACGCGGTGGAGCTCGTCTCGGCCACCCGTAACCACCCGGATCTCAGACTCGGGGCCTCACCGCGTGCGACGCTCCATCTGCTGCGGGCCGCCAAGGCGTCCGCCGCGCTCAGCGGGCGCGACTACGCACTGCCCGACGACATCCAGGCGCTGGCCGTGGCGGTGCTCGCGCACCGGCTGCTGCCCACGGCGCAGGCGCAGTTGAACCGCAGGACCGCCGAGCAGGTGGTGACGGAGATCCTGCAGCGCACGCCCGTACCGAGCGGCGCCGCGCCGGGCAACGGCCCTGCCGCGGGCCGCCAGGCGCCGCCGCCCGGCGCGCCTCCCGTCTACAACCACCAGCAGCCCGGCACGCGGCGGCTGTGA
- a CDS encoding DUF58 domain-containing protein yields MAAGLPPGGASPGVDEDQGGLRAALSGLTTRGRSFLAAGIAAGICAYALGQSDLLRVGMLLAVLPLVCVGVLHRTRYRVAGSRRLSPARVPAGSEARVHLRMDNVSRLPTGLLMLQDRVPYVLGPRPRFVLDRVEAGGRREVSYRVRSDLRGRYPLGPLQLRLSDPFGMCELTRSFSAYDTLTVIPRTEPLPPVRLAGEAAGYGDGRQRSLALAGEDDVIPRGYRHGDDLRRVHWRSTARYGELMVRREEQPQRARCTVLLDTRRIAFQGAGPDSAFEWAVSGAASALVHMLERGFSVRLLTDTGSTVPGDGSSGFAGATQDSADSAGLMMDTLAVVGHSDGAGLSPSYDVLRGGNEGLLIAFFGDLDEEQAAVAARMRQRSNAAVAFVTDSAAWVDGEPESAEATERLRMLREAGWTVLQARPGTKLADLWRQAGREHTSNTPGKTGGWS; encoded by the coding sequence ATGGCGGCTGGGTTGCCCCCTGGCGGGGCCTCGCCCGGCGTCGACGAGGACCAGGGCGGTCTGCGGGCCGCCCTGTCCGGACTGACCACGCGCGGCCGGTCGTTCCTCGCGGCCGGTATCGCCGCCGGGATCTGCGCGTACGCCCTCGGCCAGAGCGACCTGCTGCGCGTCGGCATGCTCCTCGCCGTGCTGCCGCTGGTCTGCGTGGGCGTGCTGCACCGCACCCGCTACCGGGTCGCGGGCAGCCGCCGGCTCTCCCCCGCGCGGGTGCCCGCGGGCTCCGAGGCGCGGGTCCATCTGCGGATGGACAACGTGTCGCGGCTGCCCACCGGGCTGCTGATGCTCCAGGACCGGGTGCCCTACGTGCTCGGGCCCCGGCCCCGGTTCGTCCTCGACCGCGTCGAGGCGGGCGGGCGGCGCGAAGTGTCCTACCGGGTGCGCTCCGATCTGCGCGGGCGCTATCCGCTGGGGCCGCTGCAGCTGCGCCTCAGCGACCCGTTCGGGATGTGCGAACTGACGCGCTCCTTCAGTGCGTACGACACCCTCACCGTCATCCCGCGCACCGAGCCGCTGCCTCCGGTACGGCTCGCGGGCGAGGCCGCGGGATACGGCGACGGGCGCCAGCGCTCGCTCGCGCTGGCCGGTGAGGACGACGTCATTCCGCGCGGCTATCGGCACGGGGACGATCTGCGCCGCGTCCACTGGCGTTCCACCGCGCGCTACGGCGAGCTGATGGTGCGCCGCGAGGAGCAGCCCCAGCGGGCCAGGTGCACCGTACTCCTGGACACCCGGAGGATCGCCTTCCAGGGAGCCGGGCCCGACTCCGCCTTCGAGTGGGCGGTCTCGGGGGCGGCCTCCGCACTGGTGCACATGCTCGAACGGGGCTTCTCGGTGCGGCTGTTGACGGACACGGGAAGCACGGTCCCCGGCGACGGGAGCAGCGGGTTCGCCGGGGCCACTCAGGACTCGGCCGACTCGGCGGGGCTGATGATGGACACCCTGGCGGTCGTCGGGCACTCCGACGGGGCCGGGCTCTCGCCGTCGTACGACGTCCTGCGCGGCGGCAACGAAGGGCTGCTGATCGCCTTCTTCGGCGATCTGGACGAGGAACAGGCCGCGGTAGCGGCCCGGATGCGGCAGCGCAGCAACGCGGCCGTCGCGTTCGTCACGGACAGCGCGGCCTGGGTGGACGGCGAGCCGGAATCTGCAGAGGCCACGGAGCGGCTGCGGATGCTGCGCGAAGCGGGGTGGACGGTGCTTCAGGCCCGCCCCGGGACGAAGCTCGCCGATCTGTGGCGCCAGGCGGGCCGCGAGCACACGTCCAACACACCGGGGAAGACAGGGGGATGGTCATGA
- a CDS encoding transglutaminase TgpA family protein, whose protein sequence is MSGRGRLALCAYAATMMAACAMLPLVSPASWIVQAAFLTAIVSGVGALARRVPLPRPLTVGAQALVALLLLTVVFARGQALAGIVPTPEVFQHFGQLLQQGGDDVGQFSIPAPATQPIRLMMVGGVMLIGLAVDALAVTFRSAAPAGLPLLALYSVAAGLAQGSSAWLWFVVAASGYLLLLLAEGRDRLSQWGRVFGGAPRSPARGFEPPGGNATAPARTGRRIGVVALGIALVIPALLPALDSGLIGGTGTGTGTGGGGGTISAVNPLVSLQNSLNQPEDREVMRYRTNASDVQSLYLRIVALDQFDGTAWKSSERKVTDVPKTLPKPSGLSADISTTEIKTNVSAAGWYAQNWLPLPYPAMQVGINGKWRFEPEGRTLVGDRGQTTRGVQYSVTSLLVEPTAQQLADAPPASASLVKEYTKVPESLPSVVKATALQVTQGAANDYERAVKLQDWFSSEGGFTYDTQVQSGTGSAAISRFLKEKKGFCVHFSFSMAAMARTLGIPARVAVGFTPGSSQPDSTMSVGLRDAHAWPELYFEGVGWTRFEPTPSRGSVPSYTRATAPGGGADTPDKPNATASAAPSAMPSATDSCPAQLRRMNECGAAAAATGAGPTDTGTPLSTVVGAAVAVGLLVLLPLLPLFWRIRVRGRRLASRGRTPADGADRTLSAWREITDTAWDFGMEPDDSQTPRKTAARIVRLGSLEGRAADAVHRAAGAVEQVLYAPHPQPVSGLGEDVAQVRAGLRAGAGRSQRLRAVLAPRSAVRVVWALSERWSATAARWSRRRGAGADRWAALLRRPSRDQG, encoded by the coding sequence ATGAGCGGTCGCGGAAGGCTGGCGCTGTGCGCCTATGCGGCCACGATGATGGCGGCGTGCGCGATGCTGCCGCTGGTCAGTCCGGCCTCCTGGATCGTCCAGGCGGCGTTCCTGACCGCGATCGTCAGCGGTGTGGGCGCGCTCGCCCGGCGGGTGCCGCTGCCGCGGCCGCTCACGGTCGGGGCCCAGGCCCTGGTGGCGCTGCTGCTGCTCACCGTCGTCTTCGCCCGTGGGCAGGCGCTCGCCGGCATCGTGCCCACCCCTGAAGTCTTCCAGCACTTCGGGCAGTTGCTGCAGCAGGGCGGCGACGACGTCGGCCAGTTCTCCATCCCGGCTCCTGCCACCCAGCCGATCCGGCTGATGATGGTGGGCGGGGTCATGCTGATCGGTCTCGCGGTGGACGCGCTCGCGGTGACCTTCCGCAGCGCGGCGCCCGCCGGACTCCCTCTGCTCGCGCTCTACTCGGTCGCGGCAGGGCTCGCGCAGGGCAGCAGTGCCTGGCTCTGGTTCGTGGTCGCCGCCTCCGGCTATCTGCTGCTTCTGCTGGCCGAGGGCCGGGACCGGCTCTCGCAGTGGGGCCGCGTCTTCGGCGGGGCTCCGCGGTCACCCGCGCGGGGCTTCGAGCCCCCGGGCGGCAACGCCACGGCTCCGGCCCGCACCGGGCGGCGCATCGGGGTGGTCGCGCTGGGCATCGCGCTGGTGATCCCGGCCCTGCTGCCCGCGCTGGACAGCGGGCTCATCGGCGGTACGGGCACGGGGACGGGCACCGGGGGCGGCGGCGGAACGATCTCCGCGGTCAACCCGCTGGTCTCCCTGCAGAACAGCCTCAACCAGCCCGAGGACCGCGAGGTGATGCGGTACCGCACCAATGCGTCGGACGTGCAGAGCCTCTATCTGCGGATCGTGGCGCTCGACCAGTTCGACGGCACGGCGTGGAAGTCCTCGGAGCGCAAGGTCACCGACGTACCGAAGACGCTGCCGAAGCCGTCGGGGCTGAGCGCCGACATCAGCACGACCGAGATCAAGACCAATGTGTCGGCGGCCGGCTGGTACGCACAGAACTGGCTGCCCCTCCCCTATCCGGCCATGCAGGTGGGCATCAACGGGAAGTGGCGCTTCGAGCCGGAGGGCCGCACCCTCGTCGGCGACCGCGGGCAGACCACGCGCGGGGTGCAGTACTCGGTGACCAGCCTGCTCGTGGAACCGACAGCCCAGCAGTTGGCGGACGCTCCGCCCGCATCCGCATCCCTGGTGAAGGAGTACACGAAGGTCCCCGAGTCGCTGCCGTCCGTGGTGAAGGCCACGGCGTTGCAGGTGACCCAGGGCGCGGCCAACGACTACGAGCGTGCGGTGAAGCTGCAGGACTGGTTCTCCTCCGAGGGCGGTTTCACCTACGACACCCAGGTGCAGTCCGGCACGGGATCGGCCGCGATCAGCCGGTTCCTGAAGGAGAAGAAGGGCTTCTGCGTCCACTTCTCCTTCTCGATGGCCGCGATGGCCAGGACGCTGGGGATCCCCGCACGGGTGGCGGTCGGCTTCACTCCGGGCTCTTCCCAGCCGGACAGCACGATGTCGGTCGGTCTGCGCGATGCGCACGCCTGGCCGGAGCTGTACTTCGAGGGCGTGGGGTGGACGCGGTTCGAGCCGACGCCGTCCCGCGGTTCCGTACCGTCGTACACCCGGGCGACCGCCCCGGGCGGCGGGGCCGACACTCCGGACAAGCCGAACGCGACCGCCTCGGCCGCGCCGTCCGCGATGCCGTCGGCGACCGACAGCTGCCCGGCGCAGCTGCGCCGGATGAACGAGTGCGGTGCGGCCGCGGCGGCCACGGGCGCCGGTCCCACGGACACCGGGACGCCGCTCTCCACGGTGGTGGGCGCGGCGGTGGCCGTGGGTCTGCTGGTGCTGCTCCCGCTGCTGCCGCTGTTCTGGCGGATCCGGGTGCGCGGGCGGCGGCTGGCCTCCCGTGGACGTACGCCCGCGGACGGAGCGGACCGGACGCTGAGCGCCTGGCGCGAGATCACGGACACGGCCTGGGACTTCGGCATGGAGCCGGACGATTCGCAGACGCCGCGCAAGACGGCTGCGCGGATCGTGCGCCTCGGGTCGCTGGAGGGCCGGGCGGCGGATGCGGTCCACCGGGCGGCCGGTGCGGTGGAGCAGGTGCTGTACGCACCGCATCCGCAGCCGGTGAGCGGTCTCGGCGAGGACGTGGCGCAGGTACGGGCCGGGCTGCGGGCCGGGGCCGGGCGGTCGCAGCGGCTGCGTGCCGTTCTCGCACCGCGCTCGGCCGTACGGGTGGTCTGGGCACTCTCCGAGCGCTGGTCGGCGACGGCCGCACGCTGGAGCCGCAGGCGCGGCGCCGGGGCGGACCGGTGGGCGGCTCTGCTGCGCAGGCCCTCGAGGGACCAGGGCTAG
- a CDS encoding DUF3040 domain-containing protein, which yields MPLSEHEQRMLEQMERALYAEDPKFATALQGSGLRTYTRRRVYQAVAGFLVGIALLMAGMVAQQIWISVVGFLVMLGCAVLAVTGWRKAPKPGEQPPAAAADPAARRQSRQRRSVMDRIEQRWQRRRDEQGQ from the coding sequence GTGCCGCTCTCGGAGCACGAGCAGCGCATGCTCGAGCAGATGGAGCGAGCGCTGTACGCCGAAGATCCCAAGTTCGCGACAGCGCTCCAGGGATCCGGGCTGCGTACATACACCCGGCGACGGGTCTACCAGGCAGTTGCTGGCTTCCTGGTGGGAATCGCGCTCCTCATGGCCGGAATGGTCGCCCAGCAGATCTGGATCAGCGTGGTGGGATTCCTCGTCATGCTGGGCTGCGCAGTACTCGCGGTCACCGGATGGCGCAAGGCGCCCAAACCGGGTGAACAGCCGCCGGCCGCCGCCGCAGATCCGGCAGCGCGCAGGCAGTCCAGGCAGCGCAGGTCGGTGATGGACCGGATCGAGCAGCGGTGGCAGCGCCGCCGTGACGAACAGGGCCAGTAG
- a CDS encoding class I SAM-dependent methyltransferase — protein sequence MSDPLRPRASLRTAVVWDVLKDALERRVKASGRDTLDVLDTGGGTGNFAVPVARLGHRVTVVDPSPNALFALERRAAEAGVADRVRGVQGDVLGLFDVDGVERGGYDAVLCHGVLEYVEDPAEGVRNAVDALRPAGALSLLAAGLGGAVLARALAGHFNEARQALTDPAGRWGDGDPVPRRFTAEQLGELVGAAGLKVGSVQGVRVFADLVPGVLVDTEPGALEALLKLEAAAAELPAFHSVATQLHVLGEKQG from the coding sequence GTGTCGGACCCGCTGCGCCCCCGCGCCTCCCTTCGTACCGCCGTGGTGTGGGACGTCCTCAAGGACGCCCTCGAGCGCCGGGTCAAGGCGAGCGGACGGGACACCCTGGACGTCCTCGACACCGGAGGCGGTACGGGCAACTTCGCGGTGCCCGTCGCCCGCCTCGGCCACCGCGTCACCGTGGTCGACCCCAGCCCCAACGCGCTCTTCGCGCTGGAGCGCAGGGCCGCGGAGGCAGGCGTCGCCGACCGGGTGCGCGGAGTGCAGGGAGACGTCCTCGGGCTGTTCGACGTCGATGGCGTGGAGCGCGGCGGCTACGACGCGGTGCTCTGCCACGGAGTCCTCGAATACGTAGAGGACCCGGCCGAGGGCGTGCGCAACGCGGTCGACGCGCTGCGCCCCGCGGGCGCGCTCTCCCTGCTCGCCGCCGGTCTCGGCGGCGCCGTCCTGGCCAGGGCGCTGGCCGGCCACTTCAACGAGGCCCGTCAGGCGCTCACCGACCCCGCGGGCCGCTGGGGCGACGGCGACCCGGTGCCCCGCCGCTTCACCGCCGAACAGCTCGGCGAGCTGGTCGGCGCGGCCGGCCTGAAGGTCGGTTCGGTCCAGGGCGTTCGGGTCTTCGCCGACCTGGTGCCCGGCGTCCTGGTGGACACCGAGCCGGGCGCGCTCGAGGCCCTCCTGAAGCTGGAGGCCGCGGCCGCCGAGCTCCCCGCTTTCCACTCCGTCGCCACCCAACTGCACGTCCTCGGCGAGAAGCAGGGCTGA
- a CDS encoding SAV_6107 family HEPN domain-containing protein translates to MTSTKAATAAHRSAGDIHPVLRRTTAPPAALDLLAQARAGLDEAAELEQPNDRYATAHLAALRTAAAVLAARGRPETTPRRRRQIRSAWEVLPEIAPELAEWSALFASGARRRARAEAGIPGAATLRDADDLLRDAAMFLRLVERLLVLQPVLPQPREEHPKAG, encoded by the coding sequence ATGACCAGCACCAAAGCCGCAACAGCCGCGCACCGCTCGGCGGGCGACATCCATCCCGTCCTGCGCCGGACCACGGCCCCGCCCGCCGCCCTCGATCTGCTCGCCCAGGCCCGCGCGGGCCTCGACGAGGCCGCCGAGCTGGAGCAGCCGAACGACCGCTACGCCACCGCCCACCTCGCAGCCCTGCGCACCGCGGCCGCCGTGCTCGCCGCGCGTGGCCGCCCCGAGACGACCCCGCGCCGGCGACGCCAGATCCGCAGCGCCTGGGAGGTCCTCCCGGAGATCGCCCCCGAACTGGCCGAGTGGAGCGCCTTGTTCGCCTCCGGTGCCCGCCGCAGGGCCAGGGCCGAGGCCGGCATACCGGGCGCGGCCACTCTCAGGGACGCCGACGATCTGCTGCGCGACGCGGCCATGTTCCTGCGCCTCGTCGAACGGCTCCTCGTCCTGCAGCCGGTGCTGCCCCAGCCCAGGGAGGAGCACCCGAAGGCGGGATGA